The stretch of DNA GGGGCAGGGTCCTGCTGGCAGCCATGCCCAGTGACCGCTGGGTGTGTCCAGGGCGAAGGACTGACTCAGCGGCCTGTCCCCTGCAGGACTACAGACCCCctcagccccctgcccacccccccgtGTCTGAGCTCAGCCTCCTTTGTGATGAACGGAAGCCTGTTCTTACCTCTGATGGATTCAATAAACAGCACTGGACCAGCCGCCTCCTCGCCCGGTCCTTCGCCTGAGCAGGGTGCGCAGGGCTCCCAGGAGGTGCTGGCAGCGGAGGAGCCCACGTAGGGTGTGATGGGGCCATTTGGACCTCTGTGCCTGGTGGGGGGCACCCGCACACCTCGCAGTGCTGCTTCTCACTCCCCACAGCCTGttgccctcccagcacccccttGCCCAGGAGGGGGACCCCCTGTGCGTGCCTCATCCtggggcagcccctcccaccagcactgGCACAGCGGGCTGGGACTGTGCCCAGGGGCCTGGACGGCACGTGGCAGGGTGGGTGCTGTGGATGTTGGGTATGAACGAGTTTCCCTGAAGGGAccgaaggcagggcaggggatggagcctTGGAGCTCCCGTGGGGTTGGTGCTAGCGGCTGGCAGGGGAACCCAGTGGAtcctgggaggtgagggagaCGCAGAGCTGCCTGCCAGCTGTGTCCTGGGGCCAGGGCCACACCTGGACTGGGAGGTTGTCCCCGGGAGCCCAGGCTCGGGAGGGAGGAGTGTTTTCCTGGGAGGGGTCGGCCTGGTGTCTCTGGACTCTCAACCTACCTACTtgccaacctccccctcccccgaagCAGCTGCGGGACCTGACAGGCTgacagatggacctagaggacGTGGGCATGCCTGGTGGGTGGCAGGGAAGGTGGAGGCAGTGATGGAGTCACAGGCCTTGCTGGGCGACTGGAATCCAGGCCCTCTCCCTGGGTCAGGCCTTGTGTGGGCACCAGGGGTGGCCGGGACCAGCACCAGCAGGCAGAGCCCTCAGGGAAGACAGGCTGTGTGTGCTAGAGTCAGGTGAAGGGCCAGgaatgaggaggagggggggtgtGAGGGTCATAGGAGATGCTCAGGGACACCCTCAGCTGTCTCCCAGGGTagaggccctccccacccccaccccacaaagGAGCCCCTCTCCTGACGGGACACAGGCAGCAGGGAGGCATGGATCTTTAGAAAGATAATCTTTATTGACAGTCACAGGCCACTCGGGCAAGCTCTGAGGTGAAGGAGGCCCTGCCCGTCGGCCTAGCCTGGGCACCTGCTGGCTGAGGAGCGTGAGGGACTCCGTGAGGCGGAGACTAGAAGCAGGTCTGTCCTGCAGTCCAAAGGGGTGTGGGGCTTCAGACAGGCCCCGAGCAGAGCTGACCCAGAGCCCGCACCCCCACTGCCTGAGTGAGTGCATGGACAGGACCCCACCTGGGAGGCTGTGCCCCAGGGCAGTGGAAGCGGGGGCTCCACCGGAAGGCAGCTGCCGCCATGAACAAGGGGCTTTGCTGGGGATGGGCCTgtggagggagcaggggaggcgCCCGGCCACCCACCCTCAGCGTCAGCTGTCCTTGCCGGCACTGCTCTTCTGCTCCGAGGCTGTGGCCTTggtcaggttccccgcctccctcttCAGGACGCTGAGCAGAGTCTGCGAGCTCTCCAGGATCTGGGGACAGACACACGGGGGTCCTGCTGGAGCTCCCGCAGCCACGtccccccagggccaggccaaggggctgggggacaggagcAGCCAAGAGGAGAAGGGTCGgcagccccccacctcccacccgaGTCTAGCCCAAAGCCCCTTCCTCACACCCAGGAAAGCCGGGTTAGCTCTGGCCCCTGCTGCCACTCCGCTGCTCCAGAACCGAGCACACGCTCAGAACGGAACCTGGGACACAGCAGGCTCCACGGACAGCCACACCATCCCTCCACCGTGGGCCTGGCCACGCCACAGTCCTGTCACTTCTGCGTGGGGGCGCCCAGGCCAGAAACCCCTGGGCACAGGCCCGAGCCCCACCTTGAGATAGGCGGCCTCCGTCTCCGCGATGGTCCGATCAAACTCATTCCGAGAGGCGATCTTGCGCGCCAGGTTCTCATTGACTCTGGCCAGCTTCTCGGTCAGCTGCCTCACCTCATTCTGCAGCcgctgcttctcctcctcctcctgctggatCTGCCGGCACAGCTCCTCCCGCTTCTGGCACAGCTCCTCGATGCCTGGGGCGCGAGGGGCAGGCTGTGGGCGCGGCAGGGGAGCACATCCCACCCACTCTGGACCCCACTGCTTCAGAGGACACCAGGGTGGTGGGGGGCCCGGTGCGGCTGGGCCACCTGCCACGAGCCACGCCAGTGTCCTACCTCCCAGGGACTCGGGGTTCAAGAAGGCACCGCGCGAGACCACCGGGCACGGGGCCTGGAGGCGGGACGTGCTCGAGCCATTCGTTTGGGCTCCCTCCGCAGACGCCCGGCACGGCGCGCCACACCATGGCGGAGCGCGGACCAGGTCCCAACGGCCCCCGCGCCGCCCGGGCCGGCCCCCGCCGCACCGACAGGACCACAAACGCGGCCGTGCGCTgcgggccgccgccgcccgggcctGCGAGCCGGCCAGCCCGCGCCCTCCCGCCTGCCCCGGGCGACGCGCGGCCGCTCACACTTGACCAGCTCGTTGTTGTAGTTCTGCAGCGCCGCGCCCTGCTGGGTCATGTCGCTGCCGCCGGCCGCCGGCCGCCGCCCCAACCGCCGCGCCGCCTCGCGCCCACGCCTGCGCACCGCCCGGTGCCCGCCTGCGACGTCATCGCCGCGCGCCTCCGTGTGCGTCATCGCCGCGCGCGCATGCGTCATCGCCGCGCGCGGCGCCCGGCGGCTCTGGGAGGCAGTGGGCGCAGATGGCGGCGACGGCGGCGGAGGGCCCCCCCGGGCCGGCCCTGGAGCTGCGCGGGGCCTGGAACACCGTGAGCACCGGGCTGGTGCCGCCGGCCGCGCTGGGGCTGGTGAGGCCGCGCGGGTTCCCGGTCCCTGCGCGCTGCTTTGGGCCTGCGCCCTCGGGCTGCTAGGGCAGCGTCGGTCGCCCGCCTCGGCCCTGGCTCCTTCCTCCGCAGTCCGGCCCGGTTCGGTTCCCCCAGCAGCCCGTGCCGCGGGCGAGGGCAGCGCAGCGGGGCTTCCGCAGCCTCTCCTCCGCCGTGTCCCTTCCCCACGTGCCCCCACCTGTCACCGTCCTCCTCTCCTGTGCGCTGCGTTCACTTCCGTCACGTCCTCTGCCTTCCAGGCGTCCTCCCGGACCAGCGGCGCCGTCCCGCCGAAGGAGGAGGAGCTGCGGGCGGCGGTGGAGGTGCTGAGGGCCCACGGCCTGCACTCGGTCCTGGAGGAGTGGTTCATCGAGGTGCTGCAGAATGACCTGCAGGCCAACATCTCCCTGGAGTTTTGGAACGCCGTCTCCCAGCGCGAGAGCTGCGCGGACGAGCCGCagtgcctcctgctgctgctggacgCGTTCGGGCTGCTGGAGAGCCGCCTGGACCCCTACCTGCGCAGCCTGGAGCTCCTGGAGAAGTGGACCCGCCTGGGCTTGCTGATGGGCACCGGCGCGCAGGGCCTGCGGGACAAGGTCCACACCACGCTGCGGGGCGTCCTGTTCTTCTCCACTCCCAGAACCTTCCAGGAGATGGTCCAGCGCCTCTATGGGCGCTTCCTGAGAGTGTACATGCAGagtaagaggaaaggagaagggggcaCGGACCCTGAACTGGAGGGGGACTTGGACAGCCGGTACGCCCGCCGCCGGTACTACCGGCTCCTGCAGAGCCCCCTGTGCGCGGGGTGCGGCAGTGACAAGCAGCAGTGCTGGTGCCGCCAGGCCCTGGAGCAGTTccaccagctcagccaggtccTGTGAGTACGCGCGCCCCTGTTTCTCCTGACTCCGGCTTGCTCCCCTGGGTCCCGCTGGCCTCTGCAGAGAGCTGGCGAGCTGGCCGGGGTCTGTGCCATCTGTCCTGACAGCCATGGCCACGGCTGAGGGAGGGCTGCCGGGGTCCTTGTGCTGTGAATATAGAACCTTTTGCCCTGGACAAGGGCGTATCTCTCGGTCATTCGCACCAGCCCGGGCTTCCCGCTTTGCTTGCTTGAGTCTGCAGGATTCCAGATGCCCTGCGGAGCCCAGCTCTGCCGTTTGTAGGCtccgggggagggaggtgtgcaTCCTACCTGTCCTTGCGAGAGGTTGGCTTGCTGCTGTTTCTCTGTGGCACAAGTTGGAGGTTAGGCCGGCAGGCTGGCCGAGCAGGTGCCTCTCCGATCCTTTGAGGAGGAAAGAACTTGTTGGAGCCAGGTCCTGTCGTATGGCCTCCCCCCCTCTGTGGCCACTCAGGACGATTTCGTCCCGTTGGATGAGGTGGCAGCCGGGTGGCCGTTAGGCAGGGTCTTGTAGCGGGACCGAGGGCGTGCCCTGTGTCGGCAGGTGTCGGGGGGCCTGAGGGATGCGTCCCAGGTGACGTTACACAGAAGCAGTCCTCCTCATCTCTTCACGGTCCCTTTGCCATCACAGACCAGGCTTTGGGCTAAAGGCCACCAGCAGTGGCATCTGTCTGTGGCCACGGTGGCTGTTTCTGGGAGATGAGGTTTTGACCCTGAGAGCCACACGTGCTGTTGGCATGGGACAGTCAGTGTCCCAGCCCAGGCAGCGCGGCccgctggggcaggtggggggccgGTGCTCTGTCCTCCCAGCATCCCCGGGCACAGTGGGGTCGTGCCCTGCCAGGAGGGTCGTGAGGAGGCGTGCGCTGAGGGGTGGGGGCGtatgcgtgcgtgtgcgtgcgtgtgctcTGCATGCTCCACAGGCAGGCTCTCCTCCAGGCACAGGCTCAGTCTGCTGGAGCGGGTCAGTGCCGAGGCAGTGACCATCACGCTGCACCAGGTGACCCGGGAGAGGATGGAGGACCGCTGCCGGGGCGAGTACGAGCGCTCCTTCCTGCGCGAGTTCCACAAGGTGAGGCCCCGCCCGGGGCAGGGCCCCTGCGGCAGGAGAAGGGGTTTCTGGCAAACCTGACGCTGCCAGAGCGTGGGGACCTGAGGGGCCGGCCTCCTTGAGCTGTCCTGGTGCCTGGTGGAGGCAGCCCTCACGGGCTCCTTGGTGACAGCCTGCTCAGCTGGTCGGTGTGAGTCGCGGGGCTGGAGGCAGTGCCCGGGTCTGGTGTGGCCCAGTGAGGGCCTCGGGGCGCCCACGCTGTTGGGGTCTGGTCCTGGATGCTGCTCTGGGTTTCATGGAGGAGCTGGGACCGACCGTGAGATcacccagctgctcccactgccTAGTTGTCCTCCCCACCCCGTGTCCTAGTGTCACTCCTGCGGGTGCCGATTAGCTGCGATCAGGTGGGGGCGGTTCGAAGCAGGTGTCCCCGCGCAGTGGTCTGAGTGGGCGTGACCTGGGGGCCTGGCTCCGGGAGCCGTGCTGCCCCAGTGCAGTGTCGGGTGGTCTCGGGGTTGGGCGTCTGTGGGGATGGGGCGTGTGTCCGGGGTCCGTGTGGCGGGATCTCTGGTATGTGTACTGCTCATGCTCAGAAACGCTCACTACGCTTGAGCAGCTGCACGTGGGGGCTGGCTGTGTGTG from Eptesicus fuscus isolate TK198812 chromosome 15, DD_ASM_mEF_20220401, whole genome shotgun sequence encodes:
- the SSNA1 gene encoding microtubule nucleation factor SSNA1, which gives rise to MTQQGAALQNYNNELVKCIEELCQKREELCRQIQQEEEEKQRLQNEVRQLTEKLARVNENLARKIASRNEFDRTIAETEAAYLKILESSQTLLSVLKREAGNLTKATASEQKSSAGKDS